Part of the Merismopedia glauca CCAP 1448/3 genome, CTTCCAAGCTCAAAGTCAATCTCTCAAATGAATACTGTGCAGTTTACCCTTAGCTTTTAATTTAAAAGTAAACTATATGACTGAATTAAAAACTTTAAATCCTGACTTAGAAGATGATTCAATCGAAGAAGAGAATGAGGATGAGCAATATGAAAAAGATAAATTAATATACGATCCTGAAAAAATTAATATTGTTACTAGAGAACCAACAATTGAACAATTACTTAGGCGAATTAATAAAGAAGAACTAGATCTAGCACCTGATTTTCAATTAACTATAAATGACGGAAAAGAATTGTGGAATCGGAGAGGACAATTATTCCCCAATCTAGAATTTTGTGAATCAGTAAGAAAGTAATTAGAAGATATTCGTACTGGACAATTAGAATTACGGTCTGTGATTCAGGCATTATTCGAGCTTCAAAACTGCTCTAAAAACTGGAATAATGGAGCTTTTAGTACACAAGGTTACTCCATAGAAACATCAGGAGAAAGTGAACCAACCCTAAATCAATATAGACAACAAAGAACTTTTTGTTGTCCTAATGGTGAAGAGCGTCTGTTTGAACAGCACGTTAAATTAAGAGCATATAACTGGCGAATACATTTTTTGCCAGAAAACCCAAGTAAACCCTTGCTCGTTGGCTATATTGGTCGTCATCTTCCTACGGTGAATTATAAGACTTGACAATTCTTGGAGACATCTAGAGTGGATACTCCCAAGTCTCTTCCCAAGGTTCACCGCCTACTTCCAAGCCAGCTAGATGGCTTTCGGCATTGAGTAAGACTCGATCGCCTAAGCGATCGCGCATCTCTAATTTTAAACTGCCATGAGTGGTATCCCGACAGGAAAAAACTAAACCTTGCTTGGTGGGTACGCGAACATAATTACCAGGATAATCGCTAATTCCACTTAAATTAAGTTTATAACTATCATTTATAGCTTGCATTTGCCAATTTCCCCAAGGTGCAACCCGCCATTCAAGTTGAGATTTCAAGGAACTAAACTCGTAAAATTGCCCCTGATAGTGCAAACCAATCATCCCGACGCATTCCATTGACCACAGCACTTTGCGATAGGCTCCGACGGCTGTTAGCGCCAAATCCGGCTCGTTTTCAAAGCTATTGCTATTAATCCAAAACCACTTTTTCGGGAAAGATCCGCCCCAATTTTTTTCAGCATATGCAGGAGCATCAATAAAATCATACCGTTTCCCATTCCACTCAATCCAACCAGTCGCCTTGCCACTAGCCATTAAAACTTGCCAACCTGGTTCAAAAATAGACAAAAAAGATGACCATCCGGCAGTAGCTTGTGGCGGTTCCCCATAATTACCCCAGCCATAGACTGGTTCTACTGCATACTCCCAACGACAAGAATTACCTGAACT contains:
- a CDS encoding tocopherol cyclase family protein, producing MNQLQTPHSGYHWRGSSSRFFEGWYYRVTLPEDGQSFAFMYSIEDPSGNKPCSGGAAQVLGPNDEYLCRTFPDVKRFWASCDRLALVHWSYPKIPAVPQIIPPNEFFESVSQGYQATATYNQGAIADPSSGNSCRWEYAVEPVYGWGNYGEPPQATAGWSSFLSIFEPGWQVLMASGKATGWIEWNGKRYDFIDAPAYAEKNWGGSFPKKWFWINSNSFENEPDLALTAVGAYRKVLWSMECVGMIGLHYQGQFYEFSSLKSQLEWRVAPWGNWQMQAINDSYKLNLSGISDYPGNYVRVPTKQGLVFSCRDTTHGSLKLEMRDRLGDRVLLNAESHLAGLEVGGEPWEETWEYPL